The following are encoded in a window of Rhizobium sp. WYJ-E13 genomic DNA:
- a CDS encoding DUF1330 domain-containing protein: MAKGYWIARVDVRDLERYKDYVAAAKPAFEKYGANFLARGGAITELEGKARARNVVIEFPSMQHAVDCYNSPEYQIAAKIRHEVADAEMVVVEGI; this comes from the coding sequence ATGGCCAAGGGATACTGGATCGCCCGCGTCGATGTGCGCGACCTCGAGCGCTACAAGGATTATGTCGCGGCTGCAAAGCCAGCCTTTGAAAAATACGGTGCGAACTTTCTCGCCCGCGGCGGCGCAATCACCGAGCTTGAAGGCAAGGCGCGCGCCCGTAACGTCGTCATCGAATTTCCCTCGATGCAGCATGCCGTCGACTGTTATAATTCGCCGGAATACCAGATCGCCGCAAAAATCCGCCATGAGGTGGCCGATGCCGAAATGGTCGTCGTCGAAGGCATCTGA
- a CDS encoding YraN family protein has product MADGEATLRRRKALRRGWTAEYIAAIFLMLKGYRILALRHRTKLGEIDIIARKGDLAVFVEVKARADEMGAVDAVSYGSQKRIRAASDLWLARQRDYAQLSQRYDIVAILPGKLPRHFPDAF; this is encoded by the coding sequence ATGGCTGACGGCGAGGCGACGCTCCGCAGAAGAAAGGCGCTGCGCCGCGGCTGGACGGCGGAATATATTGCCGCCATTTTCCTGATGCTGAAAGGCTACCGTATTCTCGCCCTGCGGCACCGGACAAAGCTCGGCGAGATCGATATTATCGCCCGCAAGGGGGATCTGGCCGTCTTTGTCGAGGTCAAGGCGCGCGCCGACGAAATGGGCGCGGTGGATGCCGTCTCCTATGGCTCACAAAAGCGTATCCGGGCCGCAAGTGATCTCTGGCTTGCCCGTCAGCGGGACTATGCCCAGCTCTCACAGCGCTATGATATCGTTGCGATATTGCCGGGGAAGCTGCCCCGTCATTTCCCGGACGCTTTCTAG
- the rsmI gene encoding 16S rRNA (cytidine(1402)-2'-O)-methyltransferase produces MTEETTAETGARRGFRLHNIAVPARPLESALYLVATPIGNLGDITLRALETLAGADVLACEDTRVTRVLLDRSGIQNRPFAYHEHNADEAGPRLLQALEAGKSVALVSDAGTPLVSDPGYRLAQQAIEMGYRVIPIPGASAPLAALVGSGLPNDAFLFAGFLPTKDKARRDRLAEFVAAPATLIFFESPHRIGATLLAAADVLGAEREASVCRELTKTYEEFRRGTLAELAAHYEEHDNVKGEIVLVIGPPKKRAATEADVDTVLADLSKDLPTAKAATEAARLTGLPRKVLYQKLLDMKAENG; encoded by the coding sequence ATGACGGAAGAGACGACAGCGGAAACCGGCGCCCGGCGCGGCTTTCGCCTGCACAATATTGCGGTGCCGGCGCGCCCGCTCGAATCGGCTCTCTATCTCGTCGCCACACCGATCGGCAATCTCGGTGACATCACGCTGCGGGCGCTGGAAACACTCGCCGGTGCCGATGTCCTGGCCTGCGAAGATACCCGTGTTACCCGCGTTTTGCTTGATCGTTCCGGCATCCAGAATCGCCCCTTCGCCTATCATGAGCACAATGCCGATGAGGCCGGGCCGCGATTGCTGCAGGCGCTCGAAGCCGGCAAGTCGGTGGCGCTTGTCTCCGATGCCGGCACGCCGCTCGTTTCCGACCCCGGCTATCGGCTGGCGCAGCAGGCGATCGAGATGGGCTACCGCGTTATCCCCATTCCCGGTGCTTCGGCGCCACTTGCCGCCCTCGTCGGTTCAGGCCTGCCGAACGATGCCTTTCTCTTTGCCGGCTTCCTGCCGACCAAGGACAAGGCGCGCCGCGATCGGCTCGCGGAATTTGTAGCCGCACCTGCCACGTTGATTTTCTTTGAATCACCCCATCGCATTGGCGCGACGCTGCTGGCCGCTGCCGATGTGCTCGGCGCCGAACGCGAGGCGTCGGTCTGCCGCGAACTGACGAAGACCTATGAGGAATTCCGCCGTGGCACGCTTGCCGAGCTCGCAGCCCACTATGAAGAACATGACAATGTGAAGGGCGAGATCGTGCTGGTGATCGGCCCGCCGAAAAAGCGGGCCGCTACCGAAGCCGACGTCGACACGGTTCTCGCCGATCTCTCAAAAGACCTGCCGACTGCGAAGGCCGCAACCGAGGCTGCTCGCTTGACTGGTCTGCCGCGCAAGGTGCTCTACCAGAAGCTCCTCGACATGAAGGCGGAAAATGGCTGA
- a CDS encoding YifB family Mg chelatase-like AAA ATPase gives MVARVSTVAFQGIEGVPVEVQVMVAPGKMGIQIVGLPDKAVAESRERVQAALHASGLALPAKRVTVNLAPADLPKEGSHFDLPIALGLMAALGAIPADALSDYVVVGELNLDGTIAAIAGALPAAIGANATGKGLICPAESGSEAAWAGSGVDILAPRSLIALANHFRGTQILSRPEPSIRPNAANLPDLAEIKGQESAKRALEVAAAGGHNLLMVGPPGSGKSMLASRLPSILPPLSAAELLEVSMIHSIAGQLSGGKLSDRRPFRTPHHSATMAALIGGGLRARPGEASLAHHGVLFLDEFPEFTPQALDALRQPLESGECVIARANHRVSYPARIQLIAAMNPCRCGMAGEPGHTCARGPRCMTDYQARISGPLMDRIDIRIDVPAVSAADLIRPAVAEASADVARRVARARDIQRERYAAAGATGISTNAGCSTSMIEKFAEPDAAGLQLLRDAADKMKFSARGYHRVLKVARTLADLDGEETVGRIHLAEAISYRVAGARLTAAA, from the coding sequence ATGGTCGCACGCGTCAGCACGGTTGCGTTTCAGGGCATTGAAGGTGTGCCGGTCGAGGTCCAGGTCATGGTCGCTCCCGGCAAGATGGGAATCCAGATCGTCGGTCTGCCGGACAAGGCGGTTGCGGAAAGCCGCGAGCGGGTGCAGGCGGCCTTGCATGCCTCCGGCCTGGCGCTGCCGGCAAAACGCGTGACGGTCAATCTTGCGCCAGCCGATCTTCCCAAAGAGGGCAGCCATTTCGATTTGCCCATCGCTCTCGGCCTGATGGCCGCACTCGGTGCCATTCCGGCGGACGCTTTGTCCGACTATGTCGTTGTCGGTGAACTCAACCTCGACGGCACCATTGCCGCGATCGCCGGTGCGCTGCCGGCTGCAATCGGCGCCAATGCGACCGGAAAGGGCCTGATCTGCCCGGCTGAAAGCGGCTCGGAGGCCGCGTGGGCGGGTTCCGGGGTCGACATTCTGGCGCCGCGCAGCCTGATCGCGCTCGCCAATCATTTCCGTGGCACGCAGATACTCTCGCGTCCGGAGCCATCCATTCGCCCCAATGCAGCCAACCTTCCCGATCTCGCCGAGATCAAGGGGCAGGAAAGCGCCAAGCGGGCGCTGGAAGTGGCGGCCGCCGGCGGCCACAATCTGCTGATGGTCGGACCACCCGGCTCCGGCAAGTCGATGCTGGCGTCGAGGCTGCCCTCCATCCTGCCGCCGCTTTCGGCTGCGGAATTGCTGGAGGTCTCGATGATCCATTCCATCGCCGGCCAGCTTTCCGGCGGCAAGCTCTCGGACCGCAGGCCGTTTCGCACGCCGCACCATTCGGCGACCATGGCAGCCCTCATCGGCGGCGGCTTGCGCGCCCGGCCGGGCGAGGCTTCGCTTGCCCATCACGGCGTGCTTTTCCTCGATGAGTTTCCGGAATTTACGCCGCAGGCGCTCGATGCCCTGCGTCAGCCTCTGGAAAGCGGTGAATGCGTCATCGCACGCGCCAATCACCGGGTCTCCTATCCGGCGCGGATCCAGCTCATCGCAGCCATGAATCCCTGCCGTTGCGGCATGGCGGGCGAGCCCGGCCACACCTGTGCCCGAGGGCCGCGCTGCATGACGGATTATCAGGCCCGCATTTCCGGCCCGCTGATGGACCGCATCGATATCCGCATCGACGTACCGGCCGTTTCCGCCGCCGACCTCATCCGGCCGGCGGTGGCTGAAGCGAGTGCCGATGTCGCTCGGCGCGTTGCCCGCGCCCGTGACATCCAACGCGAACGCTATGCCGCTGCAGGTGCTACCGGTATTTCCACCAATGCCGGATGCTCCACCTCGATGATCGAGAAGTTCGCCGAGCCGGATGCGGCGGGATTGCAGTTGCTGCGCGATGCCGCCGACAAGATGAAGTTTTCGGCACGCGGCTATCACCGGGTGTTGAAGGTCGCCCGCACGCTTGCCGATCTCGACGGTGAGGAAACCGTGGGTCGGATCCATCTTGCGGAAGCGATCTCTTACCGCGTCGCCGGCGCGCGGCTGACAGCGGCGGCGTGA
- the gshB gene encoding glutathione synthase, with translation MAKVKNVAVQMDHVSGINIAGDSTFAMSLEAQARGYNLFHYTPERLSFRDGKLYASVEPMVLRDVKGDYYELGAPERVDLSTMDVVLLRQDPPFDMAYITATHLLERIHPKTLVVNDPAWVRNSPEKIFVTEFSDLMPKTLITKDPGEIRRFRDEMGDIILKPLYGNGGAGVFHSTRDDRNLSSLLEMFGQLFREPFIAQQYLPDVRKGDKRIILVNGEFAGAINRVPAEHDSRSNMHVGGRAEPTELTAREKEICERIGPALRERGFLLVGIDVIGDYMTEINVTSPTGIREVKKFGGADIASLLWDAIERKRS, from the coding sequence ATGGCCAAGGTTAAGAACGTAGCGGTCCAGATGGACCATGTCTCCGGCATCAATATCGCAGGTGATTCCACTTTCGCCATGAGCCTCGAAGCGCAGGCGCGTGGCTACAATCTCTTCCACTACACACCCGAACGCCTGAGCTTCCGCGACGGCAAGCTCTATGCTTCCGTCGAGCCGATGGTGCTGCGCGACGTCAAGGGTGACTACTATGAGCTCGGTGCGCCCGAACGCGTCGACCTCTCGACCATGGATGTCGTTCTGCTGCGCCAGGACCCGCCCTTCGACATGGCCTACATCACCGCGACGCATCTGCTCGAACGAATCCATCCGAAGACGCTCGTCGTCAACGATCCGGCCTGGGTGCGCAACTCGCCGGAAAAGATCTTCGTCACCGAATTTTCCGACCTGATGCCGAAGACACTGATCACCAAGGATCCGGGCGAGATCCGCCGCTTCCGCGACGAGATGGGCGACATCATCCTGAAGCCGCTCTACGGCAATGGTGGCGCCGGCGTCTTCCATTCCACCAGGGATGACCGCAACCTGTCCTCACTGCTTGAAATGTTCGGCCAGCTCTTCCGCGAGCCCTTCATCGCCCAGCAATACCTGCCTGACGTGCGCAAGGGCGACAAGCGCATCATCCTCGTCAACGGCGAATTTGCCGGCGCCATCAATCGCGTCCCCGCCGAGCATGACAGCCGCTCCAATATGCATGTCGGCGGTCGCGCCGAGCCGACCGAACTGACGGCGCGCGAAAAGGAAATCTGCGAGCGCATCGGCCCCGCTTTGCGCGAACGTGGCTTCCTGCTCGTCGGCATCGATGTGATCGGTGACTACATGACCGAAATCAACGTGACCTCGCCGACCGGCATCCGCGAGGTGAAGAAGTTCGGCGGCGCCGATATCGCAAGCCTGTTATGGGATGCCATCGAGCGCAAGCGCAGCTAG
- a CDS encoding cupin domain-containing protein: MAWKMMLATAAATAARSVPYAALKPSGKSFVAQASDRMVLKPTPINPDWIISGNPQARTAEHSRGHDEASLTAIWDCTSGEFRWRFGWDETVMILEGEVHVTTEDGLERTLQAGDVAFFAGGTWANWRVDNYVRKVAFLRKPFPKPLAIAYRLRNLLRNSGGTGIAA, encoded by the coding sequence ATGGCCTGGAAGATGATGCTTGCAACAGCCGCAGCGACGGCTGCGCGGTCGGTGCCTTATGCCGCGTTGAAGCCATCAGGCAAATCTTTCGTCGCGCAGGCAAGCGACCGGATGGTGCTGAAGCCGACGCCGATCAATCCGGATTGGATCATCAGCGGCAATCCGCAGGCGCGCACGGCGGAACACTCCCGCGGCCATGACGAAGCCTCGCTAACGGCGATCTGGGATTGCACATCAGGTGAATTCCGCTGGCGTTTCGGATGGGACGAGACGGTGATGATCCTCGAAGGCGAGGTGCACGTCACCACCGAAGACGGCCTAGAGCGTACACTGCAGGCGGGCGATGTCGCTTTCTTCGCCGGCGGCACCTGGGCGAACTGGCGGGTCGACAATTACGTCCGTAAGGTCGCCTTCCTGCGTAAGCCTTTCCCAAAGCCGCTCGCCATCGCCTACCGCCTGCGCAACCTCTTGCGCAACAGCGGCGGTACCGGCATCGCCGCCTGA
- the cysK gene encoding cysteine synthase A, with the protein MSHKPGRGRIYSSITDTIGDTPLVRLDKLAKEKGVVANILAKLEFFNPIASVKDRIGVAMIESLETQGKISPGKTVLIEPTSGNTGIALAFAAAAKGYRLILTMPETMSVERRKMLALLGAELVLTEGPKGMKGAIAKAEELAASLPDAVIPQQFENPANPEIHRKTTAEEIWNDTDGTVDIFVAGIGTGGTITGVGQVLKSHKPDIRVVAVEPSDSPVLSGGTPGPHKIQGIGAGFAPKILDTSIYDEVVTVSNDEAFQLARLVARLEGVPVGISSGAALTAAIEVGRRPENAGKNIVVIIPSFAERYLSTALFEGLGS; encoded by the coding sequence ATGTCGCACAAACCGGGCCGCGGCCGCATCTATTCCTCCATCACCGATACAATCGGCGACACACCGCTCGTTCGCCTCGACAAGCTCGCCAAGGAAAAGGGCGTGGTTGCCAATATCCTCGCCAAGCTGGAATTCTTCAATCCGATCGCATCGGTGAAGGACCGCATCGGTGTCGCCATGATCGAGAGCCTGGAAACGCAGGGCAAGATCTCGCCCGGCAAGACCGTGCTGATCGAGCCGACGTCGGGCAATACCGGCATCGCGCTTGCCTTCGCTGCGGCTGCCAAGGGCTACCGGCTGATCCTCACCATGCCGGAGACGATGTCTGTCGAGCGCCGCAAGATGCTGGCGCTGCTCGGTGCCGAGCTGGTGCTGACAGAGGGGCCGAAGGGCATGAAGGGGGCGATCGCCAAGGCCGAAGAACTCGCCGCTTCGCTGCCCGATGCCGTCATCCCGCAGCAGTTCGAGAACCCGGCCAACCCGGAAATCCACCGTAAGACGACAGCCGAGGAAATCTGGAACGACACCGATGGCACGGTCGATATCTTCGTTGCCGGCATCGGCACCGGCGGCACGATCACCGGCGTCGGCCAAGTGCTGAAGAGCCACAAGCCGGATATCCGGGTCGTCGCGGTCGAGCCCAGCGATTCACCGGTACTGTCAGGCGGTACGCCCGGCCCGCACAAGATCCAGGGTATCGGCGCCGGCTTCGCGCCGAAGATCCTCGATACCAGCATCTACGACGAGGTCGTGACGGTCAGCAATGACGAGGCCTTCCAGCTGGCGCGGCTCGTCGCCAGGCTCGAAGGCGTGCCCGTCGGTATTTCCTCAGGTGCGGCGCTCACGGCCGCAATCGAGGTCGGTCGCCGTCCAGAAAATGCCGGCAAGAACATCGTCGTCATCATCCCATCCTTTGCCGAGCGGTATCTTTCGACGGCGTTGTTTGAAGGGTTGGGAAGCTGA
- a CDS encoding undecaprenyl-diphosphate phosphatase, producing MDYISSIILGIIEGITEFLPISSTGHLIIAEQWLGARSDTFNIVIQAGAILAVTIIYWRRLLDLLLGWRDPANRDYAFKLIAAFLITAVLGLIVKKMGFELPETATPVAWALIIGGIWMIFAEWAAARRPPSSHITWLVAILVGIAQVVAGVFPGTSRSGATIFVAMLAGTGNRAAATEFAFLVGIPTMYAASAFSLLETFRDGGAANEDWTALGIAFVVSTIVAFIAVKWLLAYIRSNRFTVFAIYRIILGVVLLGMAMAGMIA from the coding sequence ATGGACTATATAAGCTCTATAATCCTGGGTATTATAGAAGGGATCACCGAGTTCCTGCCGATTTCGAGCACCGGCCATCTGATCATTGCGGAACAGTGGCTCGGCGCACGCTCAGATACATTCAACATCGTCATTCAGGCCGGCGCCATCCTCGCCGTCACGATTATCTACTGGCGTCGCCTGCTGGATCTGCTGCTCGGCTGGCGCGATCCTGCGAACCGCGATTACGCCTTCAAGCTGATTGCCGCATTCTTGATCACCGCGGTTCTCGGCCTTATCGTTAAGAAAATGGGTTTCGAGCTGCCTGAGACAGCAACGCCGGTTGCATGGGCGCTGATCATTGGCGGTATCTGGATGATCTTTGCCGAATGGGCTGCCGCCCGCCGCCCGCCGAGCTCTCACATCACCTGGCTCGTTGCCATTCTGGTCGGTATCGCCCAGGTCGTTGCCGGTGTCTTCCCCGGAACGTCCCGCTCTGGCGCTACGATCTTCGTCGCCATGCTGGCCGGCACGGGCAACCGCGCTGCGGCAACCGAATTCGCCTTCCTCGTCGGCATTCCGACGATGTATGCAGCAAGCGCCTTCTCGCTTCTGGAAACCTTCAGGGATGGCGGTGCGGCAAACGAAGATTGGACCGCGCTCGGCATTGCCTTCGTCGTTTCGACGATCGTTGCCTTCATCGCCGTCAAGTGGTTGCTGGCCTACATCAGGAGCAACCGTTTTACGGTCTTCGCGATCTATCGCATCATTTTGGGTGTTGTGCTGCTCGGCATGGCGATGGCCGGCATGATCGCCTGA
- the pmtA gene encoding phospholipid N-methyltransferase PmtA has product MALRLKERLGRKFDEEIRFFKGMMQGPKTVGSIIPTSSITARKMASVADPHSDLPVLELGPGTGAITKAILAHGVKPEKLVAIEYSTDFYQHLLRLYPGVTFVNGDAFDLDRTLGSLRDQRFDCAISCIPLLNFPMQARISLLENLLDRMPAGRPFVQISYGAVSPIVANPDRYSIHHFDFIVRNIPPAQLWIYRRG; this is encoded by the coding sequence ATGGCATTGCGGCTCAAGGAACGGCTCGGCAGGAAGTTTGACGAGGAGATCCGCTTCTTCAAGGGCATGATGCAGGGGCCGAAGACTGTCGGCTCCATCATTCCAACCTCCTCGATCACCGCCCGCAAGATGGCAAGTGTCGCAGATCCGCATTCGGACCTGCCTGTCCTCGAGCTCGGCCCTGGCACCGGAGCCATCACCAAGGCGATCCTTGCCCATGGCGTGAAACCGGAAAAGCTCGTCGCCATCGAATATTCGACAGACTTTTACCAGCATCTCCTTCGCCTCTATCCAGGCGTGACCTTCGTCAACGGCGATGCTTTCGATCTCGACAGGACGCTCGGCTCACTTCGGGATCAGAGGTTCGATTGCGCCATCTCATGCATACCGCTCCTGAACTTCCCGATGCAGGCGCGCATCTCGCTTCTCGAAAACCTGCTCGACCGCATGCCGGCGGGCCGGCCATTCGTGCAGATCTCCTATGGTGCGGTGTCGCCAATCGTCGCCAATCCCGATCGCTACAGCATTCATCATTTTGATTTCATCGTGCGCAATATTCCTCCAGCCCAACTCTGGATCTATCGGCGCGGATAA
- the dnaN gene encoding DNA polymerase III subunit beta — MRITIERSNLLKSLNHVHRVVERRNTIPILSNVLLKADGQSLDMKATDLDLEITEATPANVEQAGATTVPAHLLYDIVRKLPDGAEVLLATTQDGGSMNVQSGRSKFSLQCLPESDFPDLTAGTFTHSFKLKASDLKMLIDRTQFAISTEETRYYLNGIFFHTIESNGDLKLRAVATDGHRLARADVDAPSGSEGMPGIIIPRKTVGELQKLVDVPDAIVTVEVSDAKIRITIGSIVMTSKLIDGTFPDYQRVIPTNNDKEMRVDCTSFAQAVDRVSTISSERGRAVKLALSDGQLLLTVNNPDSGSATEEVAVGYDTDPMEIGFNAKYLLDITAQLSGDEAIFLLADAGSPTLVRDTAGDDALYVLMPMRV, encoded by the coding sequence ATGCGTATTACTATTGAGCGGTCAAACCTTTTGAAGTCGCTGAACCACGTGCATCGCGTGGTCGAACGCCGCAACACGATCCCGATCCTGTCCAACGTGCTTTTGAAGGCGGACGGCCAGAGCCTCGACATGAAGGCGACCGACCTCGATCTCGAAATTACCGAAGCGACGCCTGCCAATGTCGAGCAGGCGGGTGCCACCACCGTTCCCGCCCATCTCCTTTACGATATCGTGCGCAAGCTTCCCGATGGCGCGGAAGTCCTGCTCGCGACCACGCAGGACGGGGGCTCGATGAATGTCCAGTCGGGCCGTTCGAAGTTCTCGCTGCAGTGCCTGCCGGAATCCGACTTCCCTGATCTGACGGCCGGTACCTTCACGCACTCCTTCAAGCTGAAGGCAAGCGACCTGAAGATGCTGATCGACCGGACACAGTTTGCGATCTCCACCGAAGAAACCCGCTATTATCTGAACGGCATCTTCTTCCACACGATCGAAAGCAATGGCGACCTGAAGCTCCGCGCCGTCGCGACCGACGGCCACCGTCTGGCCCGCGCCGATGTGGATGCGCCTTCCGGCTCGGAAGGCATGCCGGGTATCATCATTCCGCGCAAGACGGTCGGAGAATTGCAGAAGCTCGTCGATGTGCCGGATGCGATCGTCACCGTCGAAGTCTCCGACGCCAAGATCCGCATCACCATCGGCTCCATCGTCATGACCTCGAAGCTGATCGACGGCACCTTCCCGGACTATCAGCGCGTCATCCCGACCAACAACGACAAGGAAATGCGCGTCGACTGCACGAGCTTCGCCCAGGCCGTCGACCGCGTCTCGACGATTTCCTCCGAGCGCGGCCGCGCCGTGAAGCTCGCGCTCTCCGATGGTCAGCTGCTGCTCACCGTCAACAACCCGGATTCCGGCAGCGCTACGGAAGAAGTCGCCGTCGGCTACGATACGGATCCGATGGAAATCGGCTTCAACGCCAAGTATCTGCTCGATATCACCGCGCAGCTTTCCGGCGACGAAGCGATCTTCCTGCTGGCGGACGCCGGTTCACCGACACTCGTGCGCGACACCGCCGGTGACGACGCCCTCTACGTGTTGATGCCGATGCGCGTCTAA
- a CDS encoding complex I NDUFA9 subunit family protein produces MTLANLPPLVTVFGGSGFIGRHVVRVLAKRGYRIRVAVRRPDLAGFLQPLGNVGQISFVQANLRYRNSIDRAVEGADHVINCVGILFESGRNTFDAVQEFGGRAVAEAARNAGATLTHLSAIGANSGSQSSYGRTKGRAEAAILSIKTDAVIFRPSIVFGPEDSFFNKFANMARMFPVLPLVGGGKTKFQPVYVEDVAEAVARAVDGKIEGGKIYELGGPEVLSFRECLETMLKVTARKNPLISLPFGIASLIGSIASLVPFITPPITPDQVKLLKHDNVVSKEAEAEGRTLKGLGITPTMATSVLESYLVQYRPHGQYTGSGKAA; encoded by the coding sequence ATGACCCTTGCCAACCTGCCGCCGCTCGTCACCGTGTTCGGAGGGTCCGGCTTCATCGGCAGACACGTCGTGCGTGTGCTGGCCAAGCGCGGCTACCGTATCCGCGTCGCCGTTCGCCGCCCCGATCTCGCGGGCTTCCTGCAGCCGCTCGGCAATGTCGGCCAGATCTCCTTCGTTCAGGCCAACCTGCGCTACCGCAATTCGATCGACCGCGCCGTCGAAGGTGCCGACCACGTGATCAATTGCGTCGGCATCCTCTTCGAGAGCGGCCGCAACACGTTCGATGCCGTGCAGGAATTTGGCGGCCGTGCGGTGGCTGAAGCCGCCCGCAATGCCGGTGCGACGCTCACTCACCTCTCGGCTATTGGCGCAAACTCCGGCTCGCAGTCCAGTTACGGCCGCACCAAGGGCCGCGCGGAAGCAGCCATTCTGTCTATTAAGACGGACGCAGTGATCTTCCGTCCATCTATCGTCTTCGGCCCGGAAGACAGCTTCTTCAACAAGTTCGCCAACATGGCGCGCATGTTCCCGGTGCTGCCGCTCGTCGGCGGCGGCAAGACGAAGTTCCAGCCGGTTTACGTCGAAGATGTCGCCGAGGCCGTTGCCCGCGCCGTCGACGGCAAGATCGAAGGTGGAAAGATCTATGAGCTCGGCGGCCCTGAAGTCCTGAGCTTCCGTGAATGTCTTGAGACCATGCTGAAGGTCACGGCTCGCAAGAACCCGCTCATTTCCCTTCCCTTCGGCATCGCATCGCTGATCGGCAGCATAGCTTCGCTGGTGCCGTTCATCACACCGCCGATCACACCGGATCAGGTTAAGCTGCTGAAGCATGACAATGTCGTTTCGAAGGAAGCCGAAGCTGAAGGCCGCACGCTCAAGGGCCTCGGCATAACGCCGACGATGGCGACTTCGGTGCTCGAATCCTACCTTGTGCAGTACCGCCCGCACGGCCAGTATACCGGCTCCGGCAAGGCTGCCTGA
- a CDS encoding histidine phosphatase family protein, with the protein MFGLYITHPQVKIDPQVPVPKWGLSDIGAERARKAASSDWANRLTRIVSSDETKAIETAEILAEASGAKIEIVHGMHENDRTATGFLPPDKFEEAANWFFAHPQESFRGWERAVDAQARIVSAVEAILSSHDQNAPIAFVGHGGVGTLLKCHLMGTPIVRDGDQPGGGGNLYAFGLADRRLSCDWTPIEDWRG; encoded by the coding sequence ATGTTTGGACTTTATATCACTCACCCGCAGGTCAAGATCGACCCCCAGGTTCCCGTTCCCAAATGGGGTCTTTCCGACATCGGTGCCGAACGTGCCCGCAAGGCTGCGTCGAGCGACTGGGCGAATCGGCTGACCCGCATCGTCTCCAGCGACGAGACGAAAGCGATCGAGACTGCGGAAATCCTTGCCGAAGCTTCGGGTGCGAAAATCGAGATCGTGCATGGCATGCACGAGAATGATCGTACTGCTACCGGCTTCCTGCCGCCGGACAAGTTCGAAGAGGCTGCCAACTGGTTCTTCGCCCATCCGCAGGAGAGCTTCAGAGGCTGGGAACGAGCTGTCGATGCGCAAGCCCGCATCGTCTCGGCGGTCGAAGCGATCCTCTCTTCGCATGATCAAAATGCACCGATTGCCTTCGTTGGCCATGGCGGCGTCGGAACGCTGCTCAAGTGCCATCTGATGGGCACGCCGATAGTGCGCGACGGAGATCAGCCGGGCGGCGGTGGCAATCTCTATGCTTTCGGCCTTGCAGATCGCCGCTTATCATGCGACTGGACACCCATCGAAGACTGGCGGGGATGA
- the pyrF gene encoding orotidine-5'-phosphate decarboxylase: protein MDARERLIVGLDVPTIGEAERLVSTLGDDILFYKIGYQLVFAGGLEFARDLAASGKKIFLDMKLLDIDNTVASGVENIAKMGMSMLTLHAYPKAMKAAVEAAKGSGLCLLGVTVLTSMDAEDLVEAGYQYDPQALVARRAEQARAAGMGGIVCSAEESAAVSEIVGPDMAIVTPGIRPTGAEKGDQKRVMTPKDALKAGSTHLVVARPIVKAPEPREAARAILNEMVAALWPANR, encoded by the coding sequence ATGGACGCACGCGAGCGGTTGATCGTGGGGCTGGATGTTCCAACGATTGGCGAAGCGGAAAGATTGGTTTCCACGCTCGGCGACGACATTCTCTTCTACAAGATCGGCTACCAGCTCGTCTTTGCCGGCGGGCTGGAATTTGCCCGCGACCTTGCCGCCAGCGGCAAGAAGATCTTCCTGGACATGAAACTGCTCGACATCGACAACACGGTCGCATCCGGCGTCGAAAACATCGCCAAGATGGGCATGTCGATGCTGACGCTGCATGCCTATCCGAAAGCGATGAAGGCCGCGGTCGAGGCGGCGAAAGGCTCCGGCCTCTGCCTGCTCGGCGTGACCGTGCTGACCTCGATGGATGCCGAGGACCTCGTCGAGGCTGGTTATCAATATGATCCGCAGGCACTGGTCGCGCGCCGCGCCGAACAGGCGCGTGCTGCCGGTATGGGCGGCATCGTCTGCTCCGCCGAGGAATCCGCTGCTGTTAGCGAGATCGTCGGCCCTGATATGGCGATCGTTACACCCGGCATCCGCCCGACGGGCGCCGAAAAGGGCGACCAGAAGCGGGTCATGACGCCTAAGGATGCACTGAAGGCCGGGTCCACCCATCTCGTCGTCGCCCGCCCGATCGTCAAGGCACCGGAACCGCGGGAAGCAGCGCGTGCAATCCTCAATGAAATGGTCGCCGCGCTCTGGCCGGCAAACCGGTGA